DNA sequence from the Trypanosoma brucei gambiense DAL972 chromosome 9, complete sequence genome:
tcttcccttcttccttccctcttttcattccttcttttttttttcttcttatccTGCTACTGCTGTGATGTCATTGATGTTGAAACACCTTGTGTCtccataaatatatatataaataaatatatatatgtatatatacatatatacatatattttatatatatccgtgtgtgtatgtttgtgcGTAAgttcttattttatttttaacttTATTTGATTAGTCCACATGTCCTTCCGCATAGTTAATGTAATGACATCgggaaaggaaatagaaaGGTCGGGAACTATACGTTTATCTGTGagattattttattttttatttttgttgttgtttgttgctttcctcttcatttACCCAATTCTTTATTCATCAAACGTATGGTGAGAGatgggaaaagagagggaaggagagaaaaaaaaaaaagagattgaTTGAAAGGTGAGTCCTGTGAGTAATGGAACATTGAATTGATTTTAATTCAGGCGCATTCGAATTTGAAAGTTTCGAAAGAAGagtggggaggaaaaaaaaaaaagaatacaacagggagaaggaaagggaagtgtATCGAATAGGATAAGAAAAGCTAAATTAAATGAACGCATATGGAAACTCATGTATGTTTGTACAAACATACATGAGTTTCCCTACGTGCATTGCTTatgccttttctgttttttttccaacatttttctgatgatgaaaataatagtaataaaaaaaaaacagaaaaggggcTGGAAAGGGAAGGTAGATTGTGATTAAAGTATCAAATAGGTACAtgtcatttctcttttttccttcttgcgcTGCAACACTCAGTAAATATNNNNNNNNNNNNNNNNNNNNNNNNNNNNNNNNNNNNNNNNNNNNNNNNNNNNNNNNNNNNNNNNNNNNNNNNNNNNNNNNNNNNNNNNNNNNNNNNNNNNNNNNNNNNNNNNNNNNNNNNNNNNNNNNNNNNNNNNNNNNNNNNNNNNNNNNNNNNNNNNNNNNNNNNNNNNNNNNNNNNNNNNNNNNNNNNNNNNNNNNNNNNNNNNNNNNNNNNNNNNNNNNNNNNNNNNNNNNNNNNNNNNNNNNNNNNNNNNNNNNNNNNNNNNNNNNNNNNNNNNNNNNNNNNNNNNNNNNNNNNNNNNNNNNNNNNNNNNNNNNNNNNNNNNNNNNNNNNNNNNNNNNNNNNNNNNNNNNNNNNNNNNCTcagtaaatatatatatatatattatattatatataatcatctacatttatttgtttgtatgTTATATGGATATGATACATGGTAATCCCTTTTCCTacactcacacacatctCACGTGTTCCTCCGCAATAACGAGGGAgagaggggagggagggagggagggagggagggagggggggggagaagtTGAATGGCTGTAATTTGTCATCGCAGTCAATTACGAACGTATTAAGTTTTCATAGAATAATGGagtgaaaagagaagaaaaaaaacgggaatGAAATGGAGAGGCGTCTGAGCTTGTCCAATGACTTTTCTGTCGTTCCGGCTTTTGTTCATATATGTTGTCtcttgtcattattattattattattatcaatattgttattttgttttgttttttgcttcgtATGCCCCACCCCCATTGCTTAGATGCATAGAAGTTTGtcacataaaataaaataaaataaaataaataaataacggCCCATAGACATACAGGTGATATACACTTATACGAATTTGTTTctattcacacacacacacacacatatatatacgcttatattaagaagaaggaaagaaaaagataggTAGATTAATAGGATAACTTGAAAGAATTGTGACGGACTGTGCTCGTGCGTGTGCCTGTACGTGTGGTGGACGGCGGTAGTTTTGGCTTTAAATTAAAAGATGAAAGTTCCAATAGGCATCTTGCGTTATGCTGAGGAAATAGCGGCTAGTGATGCTATTAATGGTGTTGCCATTTGTGTAGATATGGATGACATTTTTCGTCAAGCCGTGGCTTGCAGCCGGAAGAATGTTAAAAGTGCCGGTCCCTTCGATTCGTCTGCCATTCCGCTTCCGCCTGCGTTGGGTCAATGCGTTGGGCGTGTCATCACTAAACTTTATGATGCTGTTAAATGGCTCTTGGATATGAAAGCCAAATGTGTAGCGCTTGTCTCTGGTGTAACGGACTCACTGGAGGAAGTGGCACTTCTTATGCAAGTCTACAAACATGTGATGGATCTCGTAGCGAGTCTTTCTGAACGTTGCCAAGTGTATGTGAACCGCAGCGGCACAGCGCTAATTGGCATTCAGGCTCTACTCTCCAATTGTCCGAAGAATAgtgtaaataacaaaaaaaagtgcggCCTACTTCCACCGTGGAAGCGTTCACTGGTGTGCACATCCGATCCGTTAGGTGGGTTTATGGGGTTTAATTGCATCGTGAACTTGCTTTCGCTTTGTCACGGGAAGGAGCCTTCTATAGTTAAAGCATCAAAACTCGTCGGAAAGTGTAAATTGGATGATGCGGCGTCGCTACCGGTTTTTGCTCTCATTGCCAGTAAAAAGGTTTCAATCACAGACAAAACACCATACCATATGAAAAAACAAGATAGGAAGGAAATTGCTCTACCTATTAACTCCCGGAAGGGTTTGCTCTCCATTGAATTACTTAAAGATGTTGGATTACTGCCGTCAGAGGAGTACCGAGAGGAGGAAGCCCgtcatttgttgtttcaacTTAAGGCCGCGCTTGCTGATTTGCGTGCTGAATGCATCAACCCGCCAGAGCTCTCCACAATGACAAAACACCAATATTTGCTCCCGATATTGTTCCATCGCATGCATCACAGCACGGTGCGGTTGGGGAAACGGCACATGCACGATCGCTTCTCAAGAGCACGTTCCATCATTTTTCACACCCTTCTCACGGGCAGACTTGCACGAATTATTTATGAAGATAGTTCTTGTGTTGATAGTAATCGTAATGATGCCGCTGCAGCAGAATCACAAATTATCCGATGCCGCGTGGAGGACCCGAACCACATTCAGTACATCAAAAGCCCATCTACCAGGGTTTTGAAAGATGTGCTGAAGTTGAAAGTCGGtgacagcgaggaaatgacGTCGGCCATTACGGCCAAAGAACTTGAAGATATACGACGCATTCCAGAGCATCTTCAGTTATATGCTGCAGCTCTTAAAATACTCTACCGCACCGGGATTTTGACAGAGATGGTTTGTCGGGCGGTATGCCGCGCCATAGTTTCGGTAACCCATGAGAAATACGATATTTACAATGATGATATGCACCATAAGAATAACAGGAATGATGAAAGCATTGTcgatgaggaaaagaataaacgACCGTCACCACAGGAAATATATGACGGGCTTCAGGAGTTGCACGTGTGCTGGATATACGCCGCCCTCGCCAATGACATTTTGCATCCTTCTGAAATAAAACCAAACCTTTCACCCACGCCACTGGTGCGGTACACCGATGCGtcaaaggagaaggagaaggaggaggaggaggaggacttGAAGTATCTCACATCTGTTCTCTTCGTCTGAATACACAATCCTCAGTTTTTAACTGctacatgttttttttttttgggggggggtttTCATGCACATTTGCggcagacacacacacacacacatatatatatatatatatataaatatatatatataaatatatatatataaatatataaatcaTACCTGTGCACCCACCGCACAACATGGATTCCTTatgatataatttttttttttttaaaattggttcggttgttctttttattatttatttgtttatttattttcattgaTTCCCCTCNNNNNNNNNNNNNNNNNNNNNNNNNNNNNNNNNNNNNNNNNNNNNNNNNNNNNNNNNNNNNNNNNNNNNNNNNNNNNNNNNNNNNNNNNNNNNNNNNNNNNCGATCTATATGTTTTGTTAATGAATTAATAATCAAGCACACGGTCGCGTTGTTGTTATATTATTACATCTCTCTGGATCAGAATAGGaatattttatgtttttgttttttattacGTAGATCCTCTTATTTGTGATGGATTCGTCTCTCTgtatctttgttttgttaattCAATAGACCATGCAtatctctcttttgtttatcCATGCGGAACCCGAGCTGGATTATTTAATTTTAACCGCGCGCCCCCACATCGTAATGGGgttttgtgtatgtatgtttcGCCCTTTTCTCCCGGCAGCGGGTTTTTTAGTTATATTTTGATCGTGATTAGATCcgtcgtatttttttttttgtgtgttgtggtCGATCCGCAATAAGTCCGATGGGTCGACGTTTTCTCGTTGCGCAACATAGAGAGAAGAGAGATGTGGCCTTCCctcacttttttattttttgtcgcGGGCCCggccgttgtttttttctttcccctccccccctccGACAATGTTTTTTGGTTATTAGATAATGGCAAGTTCGCGCCGGGGCGTtatttctttaattttttttgggtGGGGGGGGCCAGCCACAAAAATTAGTTGTGTTGGGCGTCTtttataaaagaaaagaaacgcttttttgttaaaaaagaagaaatttttctctccccctttttatatatttttttccccccccgtttgtattttttttccccccacacaaaaaattgttttttgtttaaaaagGGTTTTCTCCgtcccattgtttttttttaatttttaaaaaataaacccgggccccccccccccccaccggGGTTCCTTAGAgaataaattttttttttttaaaaactccCGGCGGGGGGGttcctccacttttttttttgggtgGGTTATTTCCCCGGgatttccctcccttccttttttttttccgggtTTCGGAAAGGTTCCGGGGAAGGGTTTCTTTCAGATCTGTTCATTTAATATATTTGGAACCCGCGGAGGGGGGGCGGTAAAAAaatcccaccaccaccaccaaattAGTTTTAACGTGTGAACTGCGTTTTTTGCGAGTATATTTTGAAATAAAGCGGTGAGACAACTGTGGGATTACCACACAGAAAATTATTAGCACAGTAGGAGTTTGGGGTATTGTTGTACTTTCATACTTTTGTGATtgtgattgtttttttttcttttttttttcacctttcttcatttgtttgtttgtttgtttgtttgtttgttttttaaaaaaaagaaaaaaaaagtaattgtgataatgatgataataataatagtaataataataataacagtagcgattctttttttttttttgaaaaaaaaatcgaattGGGGAGGATGTTGTTTTGCTCTATGTGTCTATTGAGGTGACTGCaagtttatttatttttttttttacttttctctttttcgttctttctctttttccccttacctccgtttatttttgtatgcTTATGACACACGTGGTAGCACCTTgagggcaaagaaaaaaaataaattaaaataaataaaaaaataaataaaaataaaaataaaaaaaaggtatctcgttttgttgtttttatcattattattattattattgttgttgttgtttctactttgcttcatttcattctgtgcatccACTTGTTCAGGTTATATTAGGTCATTTATATAGGGCCCATACTGAAGTAAAgtgaataaacaaacacataaacacaaacagaggaagaggaaaagcacatatatatatatatatatatcattatttatatctttatttatttatttatttgtatatataagtTTGAGTGTAAGTAGACGCTGAAGAGCGAGTAGCACAGCACAAGTATtcggtcaaaaaaaaaggggggggaaaagaaaaaaagggaaaaaaaaagaaagaaaaaaaagaaagaaaaaaagaaaaaaaacagaaacaacgaATTGTGAGttcattttgttattatGCCACCAACTTTACCAAAGGATTCAGAGGAGGCAAAAGC
Encoded proteins:
- a CDS encoding T. brucei spp.-specific protein; this translates as MKVPIGILRYAEEIAASDAINGVAICVDMDDIFRQAVACSRKNVKSAGPFDSSAIPLPPALGQCVGRVITKLYDAVKWLLDMKAKCVALVSGVTDSLEEVALLMQVYKHVMDLVASLSERCQVYVNRSGTALIGIQALLSNCPKNSVNNKKKCGLLPPWKRSLVCTSDPLGGFMGFNCIVNLLSLCHGKEPSIVKASKLVGKCKLDDAASLPVFALIASKKVSITDKTPYHMKKQDRKEIALPINSRKGLLSIELLKDVGLLPSEEYREEEARHLLFQLKAALADLRAECINPPELSTMTKHQYLLPILFHRMHHSTVRLGKRHMHDRFSRARSIIFHTLLTGRLARIIYEDSSCVDSNRNDAAAAESQIIRCRVEDPNHIQYIKSPSTRVLKDVLKLKVGDSEEMTSAITAKELEDIRRIPEHLQLYAAALKILYRTGILTEMVCRAVCRAIVSVTHEKYDIYNDDMHHKNNRNDESIVDEEKNKRPSPQEIYDGLQELHVCWIYAALANDILHPSEIKPNLSPTPLVRYTDASKEKEKEEEEEDLKYLTSVLFV